In Labeo rohita strain BAU-BD-2019 chromosome 16, IGBB_LRoh.1.0, whole genome shotgun sequence, one DNA window encodes the following:
- the fam210ab gene encoding uncharacterized protein C18orf19 homolog B → MQRLWAPVTVRRVVLLRSAYLGYTWAVRELPVTVRTSRCFSCTNVIRTKEGRKTSTEEESQINPPQSLAGTEGLYATDTGSDPQNKAEVDPLQDKSIGLFQRFKKTFKQYGKVLVPVHIVTSTVWFGSFYYAAMKGVNLVPFLEFIGLPDWIVGILRDSQGGYALTAYAMYKLATPARYTVTLGGTSLSVQYLRKHGYLSTPPPVKEYLQDKMEETRERLTEKMEETKERFSEKMEETKELLSGRMEETKERFSERKDKLSEKLQETKDKMTFRKKAD, encoded by the exons ATGCAGCGGCTGTGGGCTCCAGTCACGGTGCGGCGCGTGGTCCTGCTGCGCTCCGCGTACCTGGGTTACACCTGGGCTGTGCGTGAGCTTCCTGTGACCGTCCGGACCTCACGCTGCTTCAGTTGCACTAATGTCATCAGGACGAAGGAGGGCCGCAAAACCTCCACGGAAGAAGAATCACAGATAAACCCTCCACAGAGTCTAGCAGGGACTGAGGGGCTTTATGCGACTGATACGGGGTCTGACCCTCAAAATAAGGCTGAAGTAGACCCTCTGCAGGACAAGTCTATCGGGCTTTTTCAGAGGTTTAAAAAGACGTTTAAACAGTATGGTAAAGTCTTGGTGCCTGTGCACATCGTCACGTCCACTGTGTGGTTTGGgagcttttattatgctgcAATGAA AGGGGTGAATCTGGTCCCGTTTTTGGAGTTCATCGGTTTACCGGATTGGATTGTGGGAATTTTGCGAGATTCCCAGGGAGGCTATGCACTCACAGCCTATGCAATGTATAAg CTCGCAACTCCTGCACGATACACCGTTACACTGGGTGGCACGTCCCTGTCTGTACAGTACCTCCGCAAACATGGATACCTCTCCACACCTCCGCCCGTTAAAGAGTACCTTCAAGACAAAATGGAGGAGACCAGGGAACGGCTGACTGAAAAAATGGAGGAGACAAAAGAGAGGTTTTCAGAGAAGATGGAAGAAACCAAAGAACTGCTCTCAGGACGAATGGAAGAGACCAAAGAGCGCTTCTCCGAGAGAAAAGACAAGCTTTCTGAGAAACTGCAGGAGACGAAAGACAAAATGACGTTCCGTAAGAAAGCCGACTAG
- the mc5rb gene encoding melanocortin 5b receptor — protein MNSSEWPTLSPNSSLSYTNHSDESRRPKSSASAACEQVHIAPEVFLTLGLISLLENILVILAIVKNKNLHSPMYFFVCSLAVADMLVSVSNAWETIVIHLLANRSLVIEDHFIRQMDNVFDSLICISVVASMWSLLAIAVDRYVTIFYALRYHNIMTVRRAGILISSIWTFSTGCGIIFIIYSDTKPVVVCLVAMFFAMLLMMASLYSHMFLLARSHVKRMAALPGYNANIRQRASMKGAVTLTILLGIFIVCWAPFFLHLILMISCPRNIYCICFMSHFNMYLILIMCNSVIDPLIYALRSQEMRKTFKEIFCCDRLRSLWNLVSKY, from the coding sequence ATGAACTCCTCAGAGTGGCCCACACTTTCTCCAAACTCGTCTTTGAGTTACACAAACCACAGCGATGAGTCGAGGAGGCCCAAGTCGAGTGCTTCAGCCGCCTGTGAGCAGGTGCACATTGCCCCTGAGGTCTTCCTTACACTGGGCCTCATCAGCCTGCTTGAAAACATCCTGGTCATCCTTGCCATCGTGAAGAACAAGAACCTCCACTCGCCCATGTACTTCTTCGTCTGCAGCCTAGCAGTGGCCGACATGTTGGTGAGCGTGTCCAATGCATGGGAGACAATAGTAATCCACCTGCTGGCAAACAGAAGCTTGGTGATTGAGGATCACTTCATTCGTCAGATGGATAACGTCTTCGATTCGCTCATCTGCATTTCTGTGGTAGCATCTATGTGGAGCCTGTTAGCAATTGCCGTGGATCGCTACGTGACTATCTTTTACGCTCTTCGCTACCATAATATAATGACCGTACGGCGAGCTGGGATTCTCATCAGCAGCATCTGGACCTTCTCCACGGGTTGTGGGATCATCTTCATCATCTACTCTGACACTAAGCCTGTGGTGGTGTGCCTGGTGGCCATGTTCTTTGCCATGCTGCTGATGATGGCGTCGCTCTACAGCCACATGTTCCTGCTGGCCCGTTCGCATGTCAAACGCATGGCGGCGTTGCCGGGCTATAACGCTAACATCAGGCAGAGAGCTAGCATGAAAGGTGCCGTCACCCTTACTATACTATTGGGCATCTTCATTGTATGCTGGGCGCCATTTTTTCTCCATCTCATCCTCATGATCTCCTGCCCACGGAACATTTACTGTATCTGCTTTATGTCACACTTTAACATGTACCTGATACTCATCATGTGTAACTCTGTGATTGACCCACTGATCTATGCGCTCAGGAGCCAAGAGATGAGAAAGACCTTTAAAGAGATCTTCTGCTGTGACAGACTACGCAGTCTCTGGAACCTGGTCAGCAAATATTGA
- the mc2r gene encoding adrenocorticotropic hormone receptor, whose translation MNSSTEAPFTHLTDCAEVQVPSQVFMAIAVASLSENLLVIVAIIKNRNLHSPMYCFICNLAVFNTISSLCKALENILLLFKQAGHLSSLGLFELNIDDIMDSLLCMCLLGSIFSILAIAVDRYISIFHALRYHTLMTMRRVVVTLSAIWVLCGTSGVLMIGFFEAATVKIFFVVPFFTALLLILLLYVHMFLLARHHANRIQSMPGAQARHRQSGLRGALTLTILIGVFVACWAPFSLHMLIMMICPENPYCECYRSLFQLHVVLLVSHAVIDPAIYAFRSTELRNTYKKMFLCPASRIFKECV comes from the coding sequence ATGAACTCGAGCACCGAAGCTCCATTCACACACCTCACAGACTGCGCTGAGGTTCAGGTCCCCAGTCAGGTGTTCATGGCCATTGCCGTGGCCAGTCTGAGCGAGAACCTCTTGGTGATTGTGGCCATCATCAAAAACAGGAACCTTCACTCTCCAATGTACTGTTTTATCTGCAACCTGGCCGTGTTTAACACCATCTCCAGCCTCTGCAAGGCCTTGGAGAACATCCTGCTGCTGTTTAAACAGGCCGGACACCTAAGCTCCCTTGGTCTTTTTGAGCTAAATATAGATGACATCATGGACTCTCTACTCTGCATGTGTTTGCTGGGCTCCATCTTCAGCATCCTCGCCATAGCCGTGGACCGATACATCAGCATATTCCACGCGTTACGCTATCACACGCTCATGACCATGCGTCGCGTAGTGGTTACTCTGTCCGCCATCTGGGTGTTGTGTGGCACCAGCGGAGTGCTCATGATCGGGTTCTTCGAGGCCGCCACGGTGAAAATCTTCTTCGTTGTACCCTTCTTCACAGCTTTGCTCCTCATCCTCTTGCTCTACGTACATATGTTTCTATTAGCGCGCCACCACGCCAACAGGATCCAGTCTATGCCGGGCGCTCAGGCGCGCCACAGACAAAGTGGTCTGAGGGGGGCGCTAACGCTCACCATCTTGATTGGGGTATTTGTGGCCTGCTGGGCTCCTTTCTCACTTCATATGCTGATTATGATGATTTGCCCCGAGAACCCCTACTGTGAGTGCTACCGCTCGCTCTTCCAGCTCCACGTGGTGCTACTGGTGAGTCACGCAGTCATTGATCCAGCCATTTACGCTTTCCGGAGCACAGAGCTGCGCAACACCTACAAGaaaatgttcctgtgtccagcTTCAaggatttttaaagaatgtgtCTGA